From a region of the Streptomyces sp. NBC_01244 genome:
- a CDS encoding class I adenylate-forming enzyme family protein, with product MIKLDDIRRHAAGGATRDALVDGQVRLTWGQFAETVERTAAGLTEHLPQEGAVRAVFLAGNSWQLTVAMSACATLGVSCTGLDPQSGTDDLGRVLSWLEPSVVFVTSEHRATLDQLVWPSGPQAVHVLLDGITAPGAPAAPGKHQALNFDLLTSAEPLRTLPAPRPYESFAVGARSEGPSRIAVRRTPSEGRHLVDLVDEFGLNRDDVHLVSAPPTEPTALALARTMLGIGATVVLADGAGPETLTALLVAERVSTGVITPSTLHGVLGLPETAEPSPRTRHLRFLLTPGAHLGRWTVNTAWERLGPVLHTALGSAETGLTAVMGPEELLVSPPRSGHTTLGTAVAVLGEDGQPVPQGESGRLAFAGHQVMDGYLDGETRFAELDLGWGAERFLVTDESGHVDETGRLLVTGRVTEVPVVVRDSAVDTELFRLESDLLNLPCLRDTAVMRVSSPVLGDAIVVPFIAVAVGREATGYQALSAACARRVPSLPAHVIAVDTIPYSPTGRIRTGDLLDAVLPIITLNLQLEQSMQQEMSA from the coding sequence ATGATCAAGCTCGATGACATCCGCCGGCACGCGGCGGGCGGCGCGACGCGGGATGCCTTGGTCGACGGCCAGGTGCGGCTGACCTGGGGCCAGTTCGCCGAGACCGTGGAGCGGACGGCGGCCGGACTCACCGAGCACCTGCCCCAAGAGGGCGCGGTCCGGGCGGTTTTCCTCGCCGGGAACAGCTGGCAGCTCACCGTCGCGATGAGCGCCTGCGCCACCCTCGGCGTCTCCTGCACCGGACTCGATCCGCAGAGCGGCACGGACGACCTGGGCCGGGTGCTCTCCTGGCTGGAGCCGTCCGTGGTCTTCGTGACCTCGGAGCACCGCGCCACCCTCGACCAGCTCGTCTGGCCCAGCGGCCCGCAGGCCGTGCACGTCCTGCTGGACGGGATCACGGCACCCGGCGCCCCCGCGGCCCCCGGCAAGCACCAGGCGCTCAACTTCGACCTGCTGACCTCGGCCGAACCCCTGCGCACCCTGCCGGCGCCCCGGCCGTACGAGTCCTTCGCGGTGGGTGCGCGCAGCGAGGGCCCCTCCCGGATCGCCGTGCGCCGCACCCCCTCCGAGGGCCGCCACCTGGTCGACCTCGTCGACGAGTTCGGCCTCAACCGGGACGACGTCCACCTGGTCTCCGCCCCGCCGACCGAGCCCACGGCCCTCGCGCTGGCCCGCACGATGCTCGGCATCGGCGCCACCGTCGTCCTCGCCGACGGAGCCGGCCCCGAGACCCTGACCGCCCTGCTCGTCGCCGAGCGCGTCAGCACCGGCGTGATCACCCCGTCCACCCTGCACGGAGTGCTCGGGCTGCCGGAGACCGCCGAGCCCTCGCCGCGCACCCGTCACCTGCGGTTCCTCCTCACTCCCGGCGCCCACCTGGGCCGGTGGACCGTCAACACGGCCTGGGAGCGCCTCGGCCCGGTGCTGCACACCGCGCTCGGCAGCGCGGAGACCGGACTGACCGCCGTCATGGGCCCCGAGGAGCTGCTGGTCTCGCCGCCGCGCTCGGGCCACACCACGCTCGGCACCGCCGTCGCGGTCCTCGGTGAGGACGGGCAGCCGGTGCCGCAGGGCGAGAGCGGCCGCCTCGCCTTCGCCGGCCATCAGGTCATGGACGGCTACCTGGACGGCGAGACCCGGTTCGCCGAGCTGGACCTCGGCTGGGGCGCGGAGCGCTTCCTGGTCACCGACGAGTCCGGGCACGTGGACGAGACCGGCCGGCTGCTGGTCACCGGGCGGGTCACCGAAGTGCCCGTGGTGGTCCGCGATTCGGCGGTCGACACCGAGCTGTTCCGGCTGGAGTCGGACCTGCTCAACCTGCCCTGCCTGCGCGACACCGCCGTCATGCGGGTCAGCAGCCCGGTGCTGGGCGACGCGATCGTGGTCCCCTTCATCGCCGTGGCGGTCGGCCGCGAGGCCACCGGGTACCAGGCGCTCAGCGCCGCCTGCGCCCGCCGGGTGCCGTCGCTGCCCGCGCACGTCATCGCCGTCGACACCATCCCGTACAGCCCGACGGGCCGCATCCGCACCGGGGACCTGCTCGACGCGGTCCTGCCCATCATCACCCTGAACCTGCAGCTTGAGCAGTCGATGCAACAGGAGATGTCCGCGTGA
- a CDS encoding LysR family transcriptional regulator, with amino-acid sequence MQFQQLRSFREVAAEMSFTRAARNLHYSQPSVTAHIKNLEDYIGAALFHRAGGRVQLTEAGVRLLPHAEKIILIAEAACIDAASAGRTRPAA; translated from the coding sequence GTGCAGTTTCAGCAGTTACGCTCGTTCCGTGAAGTAGCCGCCGAGATGAGCTTCACTCGCGCCGCTCGCAACCTCCACTACTCGCAGCCCAGCGTCACCGCCCACATCAAGAACCTCGAGGACTACATCGGGGCCGCCCTGTTCCATCGCGCCGGCGGCCGGGTCCAGCTCACCGAGGCGGGCGTACGTCTGCTGCCGCACGCGGAGAAGATCATTCTGATCGCCGAGGCCGCCTGTATAGACGCGGCCTCCGCCGGTCGTACCCGGCCCGCCGCCTGA
- a CDS encoding ScbR family autoregulator-binding transcription factor → MSQRETSRRTRRLIVEAAGAVFAEKGFNGATIADVYQRLGLTKGAFYYYFKGKEELAQAVLASQIDTVGFPILPRSTRLQEMIDKGMLFAVQIRTDPIVQGSLRLSLERGSHHEHRLRPYQDWIDHNRLALGQARECGELHAHVDLDAVANLIVGGFTGVQVLSEVVSDWEDLEVRVSVLLRHIMPIIALPTVLAELDMAPGRAERVAADLEKHLRERAEAEPADPADTAELQA, encoded by the coding sequence GTGTCTCAGAGGGAGACTTCTCGGCGCACCCGGCGACTCATCGTCGAGGCCGCCGGCGCCGTGTTCGCGGAGAAGGGCTTCAACGGGGCCACGATCGCGGACGTTTACCAGCGACTCGGCCTGACCAAGGGCGCTTTCTACTACTACTTCAAGGGCAAGGAAGAGCTGGCCCAGGCCGTCCTGGCCAGCCAGATCGACACGGTCGGCTTCCCCATCCTGCCGCGGAGCACCCGCCTCCAGGAGATGATCGACAAGGGCATGCTCTTCGCCGTTCAGATCCGCACCGATCCGATCGTGCAGGGCAGCCTGAGGCTCTCCCTGGAGCGCGGCAGCCATCATGAGCACCGCCTGCGGCCCTACCAGGACTGGATCGACCACAACCGGCTCGCCCTGGGGCAGGCCCGGGAGTGCGGCGAACTCCACGCGCACGTGGACCTGGACGCGGTCGCCAACCTCATCGTCGGCGGCTTCACCGGGGTGCAGGTGCTCTCGGAAGTGGTGTCCGACTGGGAGGACCTGGAAGTACGGGTATCCGTGCTGCTCAGGCACATCATGCCGATCATCGCGCTGCCGACGGTGCTGGCCGAGCTCGACATGGCTCCCGGCCGCGCCGAGCGGGTCGCAGCCGACCTGGAGAAGCACCTGCGGGAGCGGGCCGAGGCCGAACCGGCTGATCCGGCCGATACGGCCGAGCTCCAGGCCTAG